A window from Podospora bellae-mahoneyi strain CBS 112042 chromosome 1 map unlocalized CBS112042p_1, whole genome shotgun sequence encodes these proteins:
- the TRM5 gene encoding tRNA(m(1)G37)methyltransferase (EggNog:ENOG503NUHF; COG:A; BUSCO:EOG09262I0R) yields MLWTPSKFHPSESLSLVPKIYAHMKEAPFAHSTFRRMEAQSGTTPSVDAVKGQQENAEMSFLRPPVVRLGAGAALNRALFTKKVYLAAAAIQSPKVIAHYRKALQTSQEMLKVDRISPIVSHPDKELGAQGRKCILLNPSVKAEEPTTWGPVIQEGIQKEELTVIPYELTLEYDYWTARDTMESVLPPELHDEIPSGFNVAGHVAHLNLRDSYLPYKKVVAEIILDKNPSIKTVINKVDNVGAESEFRTFQYEVLAGEDDLNVSCTENNCSFNFDYSKVYWNSKLEYEHTRIISFFKPGEVVCDVMAGIGPFALPAGKKRVFVWANDKNPESYKCLKANIQKNKVQDFVRPFCEDGLGFIRQATDEILAASLKGEKVVITKPGPRSKSRKTDKPTTPGFVREPLKPLITETYPLPPTISHFVMNLPASAIEFVGSFKGIYQLQENLFAPTTKTLLPLVHVHCFALKADDERPLIDICERLTKYLGFPMKPGNIDYNLNGEGEVAVHNVRDVAPAKSMYCATFRLPAAVAFAARD; encoded by the exons ATGCTGTGGACCCCCTCAAAATTTCACCCCTCCGAGTCACTCAGCCTTGTGCCCAAGATCTACGCTCACATGAAGGAGGCACCGTTCGCTCACTCAACTTTTAGAAG AATGGAAGCCCAAAGCGGAACCACACCAAGCGTTGACGCTGTGAAAGGACAACAAGAAAACGCGGAGATGAGTTTTCTTCGTCCACCCGTTGTTCGTTTAGGCGCCGGTGCAGCGCTGAACCGCGCCTTGTTCACCAAGAAGGTGTACTtggctgccgccgccataCAAAGCCCCAAGGTCATTGCGCATTACAGGAAGGCCCTTCAAACAAGCCAGGAGATGCTCAAGGTCGACAGGATATCTCCCATTGTGTCTCACCCAGATAAGGAGCTCGGTGCGCAAGGTCGCAAATGTATCTTACTCAACCCAAGTGTGAAGGCTGAAG AACCGACGACATGGGGTCCTGTTATTCAAGAAGGAATTCAGAAAGAGGAGTTGACAGTCATTCCTTATGAGCTCACACTCGAGTATGACTACTGGACCGCAC GCGACACCATGGAGTCGGTCCTCCCCCCTGAACTTCATGATGAGATTCCATCCGGTTTCAACGTAGCAGGCCACGTTGCTCACCTGAACCTCCGAGATAGCTACCTTCCCTACAAAAAAGTAGTAGCAGAAATAATCCTTGACAAGAACCCCAGCATCAAGACTGTCATCAACAAAGTCGACAACGTCGGAGCCGAGTCCGAGTTCCGCACCTTCCAGTACGAAGTTTTGGCTGGCGAAGATGACCTCAACGTCTCCTGCACTGAAAACAACTGCAGTTTCAACTTCGACTATTCCAAGGTGTACTGGAACAGCAAGCTCGAGTACGAACACACCCGCATCATCAGCTTCTTCAAGCCAGGAGAGGTAGTATGCGACGTGATGGCAGGCATCGGCCCCTTTGCCCTCCCCGCCGGCAAAAAACGTGTGTTTGTCTGGGCCAACGACAAGAACCCCGAAAGTTACAAGTGTCTCAAGGCCAACATCCAGAAGAACAAGGTCCAGGATTTTGTTCGTCCCTTCTGCGAGGATGGCCTCGGTTTCATCCGTCAAGCGACGGATGAAATTCTAGCGGCATCCCTCAAGGGTGAAAAGGTCGTCATCACAAAACCTGGACCGAGATCAAAGTCCAGGAAGACCGATAAGCCCACCACACCCGGTTTTGTACGGGAGCCGCTAAAGCCCTTAATCACAGAAACatatcctctccctcccaccatcTCGCACTTCGTCATGAACCTGCCAGCCTCGGCAATCGAGTTTGTCGGCTCGTTCAAGGGAATCTATCAATTGCAAGAAAACCTCTTCGCACCCACCACGAAGACTCTTCTGCCTCTTGTTCACGTCCACTGCTTCGCGCTcaaggccgacgacgagagaCCGTTGATTGATATCTGCGAAAGGCTTACCAAGTATCTTGGTTTCCCCATGAAGCCGGGTAACATTGACTACAATCTCAATGGGGAAGGCGAGGTTGCTGTTCACAATGTGAGAGACGTAGCGCCGGCCAAGAGCATGTACTGCGCTACATTCCGTCTTCCGGCTGCCGTTGCTTTTGCGGCGAGGGACTAG
- a CDS encoding uncharacterized protein (CAZy:GH16; EggNog:ENOG503Q41Q; COG:G) has protein sequence MVKPTAFSRGALLASLAQATTAASTSRYTLIQVFNATNFFSEFTFFDQPDPTHGFVEYVDAPTANRLSLAGYSQNGVYLGVDHTNTTTTGRKSTRVTSNQDFTKGLFIADIAHMPASASSSCGLWPAYWMFGPDWPTSGEIDILEGVNTQKSNSITLHTAKGCEMANTGSLGSTKLANGNCEGNTGCGQTTSATNNYGAGFNDIGGGIYALEWTDDHIAVWFFPRNSNTCKSLAAASPSSVPHTSNFGTPLAKFVGNGSGNCSIPNHFKDHNIVFDTTFCGDWAGQVWGQDDTCKSLADTCEDWVGQNPEGFQEAYWLVNDIKVYQQVDQGPAAGQTDGGFGVQRKPDEERRRARSFET, from the coding sequence ATGGTCAAACCAACAGCTTTCTCACGAGGAGCCCTCCTGGCCTCTCTGGCCCAagccacaacagcagcatctaCCTCGAGATATACACTCATCCAGGTcttcaacgccaccaacTTCTTCTCCGAATTCACCTTCTTCGACCAGCCCGACCCGACCCACGGGTTCGTAGAGTACGTGGACGCACCCACCGCCAACCGCCTCTCCCTTGCCGGCTACAGCCAAAATGGTGTCTACCTTGGTGTTGatcacaccaacaccaccacaaccggCCGCAAGTCTACCCGTGTCACCTCCAACCAGGACTTCACCAAGGGTCTGTTCATCGCCGACATAGCCCACATGCCCGCCTCGGCATCATCGTCTTGCGGACTCTGGCCGGCCTACTGGATGTTCGGTCCTGACTGGCCCACCTCTGGCGAGATTGATATCCTGGAAGGCGTCAACACCCAAAAGTCGAATTCGATAACATTGCATACGGCCAAGGGGTGTGAGATGGCCAACACTGGCTCGCTGGGGAGCACCAAATTGGCAAATGGCAATTGCGAGGGTAATACTGGGTGCGGCCAGACGACATCAGCTACCAATAACTATGGTGCTGGGTTCAACGACATTGGCGGCGGTATTTATGCCTTGGAGTGGACCGATGACCACATTGCTGTGTGGTTCTTCCCGAGGAACTCCAACACTTGCAAGTCCTTGGCCGCCGCATCTCCTTCGTCAGTGCCGCATACCAGCAACTTTGGGACGCCTCTCGCAAAGTTCGTCGGGAATGGATCAGGGAACTGCTCTATTCCTAACCACTTCAAGGACCACAACATTGTCTTTGACACGACGTTTTGCGGTGATTGGGCTGGACAGGTCTGGGGACAGGATGATACCTGCAAGAGTCTGGCTGACACATGCGAGGACTGGGTCGGGCAGAATCCAGAGGGGTTTCAGGAGGCGTACTGGTTGGTGAATGATATCAAGGTTTATCAGCAGGTTGATCAGGGACCGGCTGCTGGGCAGAcggatggggggtttggggttcaGAGGAAGccggatgaggagaggaggagggcgaggagttttGAGACTtga
- the PRE2 gene encoding Proteasome subunit beta type-5 (MEROPS:MER0001516; EggNog:ENOG503NXDJ; COG:O), with translation MDTLVARYSRPTYTQNELFTEQEQEEFAAGSIPNLSLKFAMPPVAQPSAWLRAATDDRSNPHCPIKIAHGTTTLAFRFQGGIIVATDSRATAGNWIASQTVKKVIEINSDLLGTMAGGAADCQYWLAWLGMQCRLHELRHKRRISVAAASKILANLVYQYKGKGLSMGTMCAGVTKEEGPALYYIDSDGTRLAGNLFCVGSGQTFAYGVLDAEYRYDLTVEEALELGSRSILAATHRDAYSGGFINLYHVKESGWEKHGFTDTNPVFWKTKLEKGEFSNVTSDFSEEV, from the exons ATGGACACCCTCGTTGCGCGGTACAGCCGCCCGACCTACACCCAGAATGAGCTGTTCAcagagcaggagcaggaggagttCGCCGCCGGGTCTATTCCCAACCTTTCGCTGAAGTTTGCCATGCCGCCCGTAGCTCAG CCCTCGGCCTGGCTCCGCGCAGCAACCGACGACCGCTCCAACCCCCACTGCCCCATCAAGATCGCCCACGGCACCACCACGCTTGCCTTCCGCTTCCAGGGCGGCATCATCGTCGCGACCGACTCCCGCGCCACGGCCGGCAACTGGATCGCCTCCCAGACGGTCAAAAAGGTCATCGAGATCAATTCTGACCTCCTCGGCACCATGGCCGGCGGCGCCGCCGACTGCCAGTACTGGCTCGCCTGGCTCGGCATGCAGTGCCGCCTCCACGAGCTCCGCCACAAGAGGAGAATCTCTGTCGCGGCCGCGAGCAagatcctcgccaacctggTGTACCAgtacaagggcaagggcctGTCGATGGGCACCATGTGCGCCGGCGTCACCAAGGAGGAAGGGCCGGCGCTGTACTACATTGACAGCGACGGCACGAGGCTGGCGGGGAACCTGTTTTGCGTCGGGTCCGGCCAGACGTTTGCGTATGGCGTGCTGGATGCCGAGTACAGGTACGACttgacggtggaggaggcgctggAGCTGGGGAGCAGGAGTATCTTGGCTGCCACGCACAGGGATGCGTACTCGGGTGGGTTTATCAACTTGTATCATGTCAAGGAGAGCGGGTGGGAGAAGCACGGGTTTACGGACACGAACCCGGTGTTTTGGAAGacgaagctggagaagggcgAGTTTAGCAATGTTACGAGTGATTTCTCGGAGGAGGTTTAG
- the MNN10 gene encoding alpha-1,6-mannosyltransferase (CAZy:GT34; COG:G; COG:M; EggNog:ENOG503NXHI) → MSLSRSPSPVPGGGWASPGLNIGSGRSSPTRGYTGGSSSATPVMWESSRLKKAGGSGYPSFATQNSGFLSKHMRKISSSLPRFNSSSSSPYSEKEKLGRGRWSTQNVPLLGRLRALIGRMGRKMKIRLLILLMLLFCIIVFYNTPLVYHWRRTSWLGGGQKFVIILAANVGGGVMEWKGAREWAIERDSVRNKKKYVGRWGYDLEIVDMSTKKRYAHEWRESWEKVDFIRTALRKYPKAEWIWWLDLNTFIMEPSYSLQDHIFDNLHKHVYRDINEYNPLNITHPMTDEYLDADSRSPVGDGNVNSVNLILPQDCSGFNLGSFFVRRSPWTDRLLDVWWDPVAYEQRHMEWEHKEQDALEQLYTTQPWIRKHTGFLPQRMINSFPPGACSENGNDTRIHYDQKDRDFLVNMAGCEWGRDCWGEMYNYRELSYWLNRNPWELFKEEFVAVIWFKLTGQKVKL, encoded by the exons ATGTCCTTGTCTCGCAGTCCATCTCCCGTACCTGGCGGCGGTTGGGCCAGCCCAGGTCTCAACATCGGCAGCGGTCGATCGAGTCCAACCAGAGGATACACAGGGGGGTCGAGCAGCGCAACGCCTGTCATGTGGGAATCATCAAGACTAAAAAAGGCTGGCGGGTCCGGGTACCCTTCCTTTGCGACGCAGAACTCGGGCTTCCTGTCAAAACACATGCGCAAGATATCGAGCAGCCTCCCCCGTTTCaacagctccagcagctcgccCTATTCCGAGAAAGAGAAGCTTGGCCGTGGTAGATGGTCGACTCAAAACGTACCGTTGCTGGGAAGATTACGGGCTCTCATAGGACGCATGGGCCGGAAGATGAAGATTCGGCTACTCATTTTGCTTATGCTTTTATTTTGCATCATCGTATTTTACAATACTC CTTTGGTATATCACTGGAGAAGAACGTCATGGCTTGGCGGCGGTCAAAAGTTTGTCATCATATTGGCTGCCAACGTTGGTGGCGGTGTCATGGAGTGGAAGGGAGCACGAGAATGGGCGATTGAGCGAGACTCGGTTAggaacaaaaagaaatacGTGGGCAGATGGGGATACGATCTGGAGATTGTCGACATGAGCACCAAGAAACGGTATGCCCACGAATGGCGCGAGAGTTGGGAGAAGGTGGATTTCATTCGCACAGCGCTCAGAAAGTACCCCAAGGCCGAATG GATCTGGTGGCTTGATCTGAACACCTTCATCATGGAACCAAGCTATTCACTCCAGGACCACATCTTCGACAACCTTCACAAGCATGTCTACCGTGACATCAACGAATACAACCCGCTCAACATCACACACCCGATGACGGACGAGTACCTCGACGCTGATTCGCGAAGCCCCGTGGGTGATGGCAACGTCAACTCGGTGAACTTGATCCTGCCCCAGGACTGCTCTGGATTCAACCTTGGCTCCTTCTTTGTTCGCCGGAGCCCGTGGACTGACCGGTTGCTGGATGTCTGGTGGGATCCTGTGGCATACGAACAGAGGCACATGGAGTGGGAGCATAAGGAGCAGGATGCGCTGGAGCAGCTGTACACTACTCAGCCCTGGATCCGGAAGCACACTGGTTTCCTTCCGCAGCGCATGATCAACAGCTTCCCACCAGGGGCGTGCTCAGAGAACGGCAACGACACCCGGATCCACTACGATCAAAAGGACCGGGACTTTTTGGTCAACATGGCTGGTTGTGAATGGGGCCGCGACTGCTGGGGAGAAATGTACAATTACCGTGAGCTCAGCTACTGGCTCAACCGAAACCCCTGGGAGCTCTtcaaggaggagtttgtggCTGTCATTTGGTTCAAACTCACGGGCCAAAAGGTCAAACTTTAA
- a CDS encoding uncharacterized protein (COG:L; EggNog:ENOG503NZVN) gives MPLLPLWEPLTWSFGKVVEIRALFRLKTWGNCRRDIPTSSFNNMAQKRTIHSFFTPDPKKQRIATIADEDETPTYSSHNTYPFPIRDLSKSITKELTSLPARPGRPINDQPELDLIYFEPFIPFYLAKDLFRFLLSELPFYRVEYSIKRFGVETQIRTPRYTTVFGLDHTSLFDDDNPSIILDARTHTQINRGEAYPRYSPRPIPQCLDALRKSTEAATNCKFNFCLVNYYATGSDSISFHSDDERFLGPEPVIASFSLGAARDFLMKHKPVSPPPDGQTTVFKHLKLPLASGDMILMKGKTQANWLHSIPKRAGKSSQYGDGRINITFRRAMVKGGTDNYYNYNVGKGPVFRWDDTAREMKEWKPAPKARPERKLITHPKPQKDEPEKAD, from the exons ATGCCGCTGCTTCCACTCTGGGAGCCGCTGACATGGTCGTTCGGTAAAGTCGTTGAAATAAGAGCACTTTTCAGGCTGAAAACCTGGGGAAACTGTCGGAGAGATAtcccgacctcctcctttaACAATATGGCACAGAAAAGGACCATTCACTCATTCTTCACTCCGGATCCAAAGAAACAGCGAATCGCAACGATTGCTGACGAagatgag ACACCCACTTACTCCTCACACAACACATACCCCTTTCCTATCAGGGACCTCTCGAAGTCCATCACTAAAGAGCTCACCTCCCTTCCAGCCAGACCAGGAAGGCCCATAAACGACCAACCAGAGTTAGACCTCATCTACTTTGAGCCATTCATCCCCTTCTACCTCGCCAAAGACCTCTTCCGCTTTCTCCTCTCTGAACTCCCCTTCTACAGAGTAGAGTACTCCATCAAAAGATTCGGTGTTGAGACTCAAATCCGCACCCCCAGGTACACCACCGTCTTCGGACTCGACCACACCTCTCtctttgacgacgacaaccccagcatcatcctcgacgCCAGAACCCACACTCAAATCAACAGAGGTGAAGCCTACCCACGGTACTCGCCCCGTCCAATACCACAATGTCTCGACGCTCTCCGTAAATCAACCGAAGCGGCCACCAACTGCAAGTTCAACTTTTGCCTGGTGAACTACTATGCCACAGGATCAGACAGCATATCCTTCCACAGCGATGACGAGCGGTTTCTCGGTCCAGAACCAGTTATCGCCTCCTTCAGCCTAGGAGCAGCAAGGGATTTTCTCATGAAACATAAACCTgtctcaccacccccagacGGCCAAACAACAGTATTCAAGCACCTCAAGTTACCCCTCGCGAGCGGCGACATGATTCTCATGAAGGGCAAAACCCAAGCTAACTGGCTGCACTCCATCCCGAAAAGAGCTGGCAAAAGCAGCCAGTATGGTGATGGAAGGATCAACATCACCTTTCGGAGAGCCATGGTGAAAGGAGGGACTGATAATTACTATAACTACAATGTCGGCAAGGGTCCCGTTTTCAGATGGGATGACACAGCCAGGGAAATGAAGGAGTGGAAGCCAGCCCCCAAAGCCAGACCGGAACGTAAATTGATCACACATCCCAAACCACAGAAGGATGAGCCAGAAAAAGCCGACTGA
- the REG1 gene encoding protein phosphatase regulator (EggNog:ENOG503NXI0; COG:S) produces MAVVISSEENNYFSASTLRRSHSQPKFVTKNSGFHTSSSTSRLADLYPESTRSYSSSSVSSTPSSPRIIRIDSSDQLRSTKSGTKFSLVSGCEEVRNAESVTSEDDIIFPQYEERSGYFGRIEVSEPAPSPQAGYSYTSSPNDDENSAATSRPGTPDISERAEDDISLKVRPSRHVDYLSHNWREEDIWSSWKLIVSRRGDYSDSARLENASWRTWMKAKNKLSTVSPETLNWLKDCDVTWLYGPLQSGASMSNPRLKNSSSRLSKSTPQEKKKTILKKRTMSEIMLQRSLSTSSLVKQAAAAVQAQQKGGLKRGGQRPGLERATTDFVGFPFSSRGVSHDGTSLFPSTRSSGITSPFNEKKHIHFNEQVEQCIAVEIKGDDDEDDEPVRYDSDSDDGAIMMKQSAIKKRRPTMRRAASHAGNMESKTIAMLPSTTLKYRDDTPEPTETAMKHSTGIYKNSPVSPSSSQETLRPSKKSGKLFFASDDDDDDDDVSDDDDDEPVRFSSKSTSASTSSSLGASFGEGGSGLRRSTSTSSLSAEPVGMRRTSSGMFMPYEEGDSESSSGTGLIGRVIDTVNTARDIVHVIWNVGWRK; encoded by the exons ATGGCCGTGGTTATTTCATCCGAAGAGAATAACTATTTCTCTGCTTCAACGTTGCGCCGCTCTCACTCGCAACCAAAATTCGTCACAAAGAACTCGGGGTTCCatacctcatcctccacttCCCGGCTAGCAGATCTTTACCCAGAGTCAACAAGAAGCTATTCAAGCTCGAGCGTGTCTTccacgccatcctcgccgcgCATTATTCGCATTGACTCATCAGACCAGCTGCGGTCAACAAAGTCTGGGACAAAATTCTCCCTGGTGTCAGGTTGTGAGGAAGTCAGGAACGCCGAGTCGGTAACCTCAGAGGACGACATCATTTTCCCGCAGTACGAGGAGAGGAGTGGCTACTTCGGCCGCATTGAGGTGTCTGAGCCTGCACCAAGTCCTCAGGCGGGTTACTCATACACTTCGTCACCAAACGACGATGAGAACTCAGCAGCCACCTCACGGCCGGGGACACCCGACATATCAGAGAGAGCCGAGGATGACATCTCACTAAAGGTCCGGCCTTCTCGACATGTGGACTACCTCTCGCATAACTGGCGTGAGGAGGATATCTGGTCGTCGTGGAAGCTGATCGTCTCAAGAAGAGGCGATTACAGCGACTCTGCGCGGTTAGAAAATGCTTCCTGGCGAACATGGATGAAGGCGAAAAACAAGCTGAGCACAGTCTCGCCTGAGACGCTTAACTG GCTCAAAGACTGCGATGTAACGTGGCTTTATGGCCCATTACAGTCTGGTGCATCCATGTCAAACCCGAGATTGAAAAACTCGAGCTCGCGGTTATCAAAATCGACCCCtcaagagaagaagaagaccattttgaagaagaggaccATGTCAGAAATCATGCTTCAGAGGTCCCTGTCAACGTCATCGCTGGTTAAGCaagcagcggcggcagtgCAGGCGCAGCAGAAGGGTGGGCTGAAACGAGGTGGTCAACGACCAGGACTCGAGCGTGCCACCACTGACTTTGTCGGCTTCCCATTCTCTTCGCGAGGCGTCAGCCATGACGGTACCAGTCTGTTCCCTTCCACAAGATCATCCGGCATCACATCTCCATTCAACGAGAAGAAGCACATCCATTTCAACGAGCAAGTGGAGCAGTGCATTGCGGTTGAGATCAAgggtgatgacgacgaggacgacgagccTGTCCGCTATGACAGTGACTCGGATGACGGTGCCATCATGATGAAGCAATCAGCCATCAAAAAGAGAAGACCAACCATGAGGAGGGCCGCGAGCCATGCTGGTAACATGGAAAGCAAAACAATCGCCATGCTGCCGTCGACCACGTTGAAATACCGGGACGACACGCCGGAGCCGACGGAGACGGCCATGAAGCACAGCACGGGAATTTACAAGAACTCGCCGGtatccccatcttcctctcagGAGACATTGCGGCCATCCAAGAAGTCCGGCAAGCTCTTTTTTGcgagcgacgacgacgacgacgacgacgacgtcagtgacgatgacgatgacgagccCGTCCGGTTTAGCAGCAAGAGCACCAGCGCCAGCACCAGCTCTAGTCTCGGGGCCAGCTTTGGTGAAGGCGGCTCTGGATTGCGTCGatcaacctcgacatccaGTCTTTCGGCAGAACCAGTGGGGATGCGACGAACATCGTCGGGGATGTTTATGCCTtacgaagaaggagattCGGAATCATCAAGTGGAACCGGCCTCATCGGCCGGGTTATTGATACGGTAAATACGGCCCGGGACATTGTCCACGTTATCTGGAATGTTGGGTGGAGGAAATAA
- a CDS encoding uncharacterized protein (EggNog:ENOG503P0XE; COG:O) → MRFSTTLSSGPPRYTLRTRQPLSFNRHCQYLSSGTHHKSLLTIAIETSCDDTCVAILEKAGPAARLQFNKRIPSNHVEFKGIHPTIASKSHEIQLAKLVNEAVQSLPEHTNHSPEVKTISIRDPQTGKSTSRRLPDFVSVTRGPGFPRCLDVGLGVAKGLSVAWQVPFLGVHHMQGHALTPRLDHALQQPFPPSSSTPSSKLSPKFPFLTLLASGGHTQLLLSTTLTTHTILATVTNISLGDMLDKAAREILPPSLLSSLPNITYAAALEQFAFPSPSYKYTPPPNRHSETLPSPLPSPPFEPGWFLTPPLSLSKEMTFNFSGFGGQVQELAQFYPHTKLDRVRAEESNQILSPPSLTTEQRRILARETMRLAFEHLASRVVFALRELQPVSEADKRHGTGRNDLKRLKGLLRGGQKIETLVLSGGVASNKFLRHVLRSVLDQRGWPDIKLAAPPVSLCTDNAAMIAWAGMEMFETEGVETDLGVRSIQRWSLDGSLGEEGTRGVMGVDGWLKRQKM, encoded by the coding sequence ATGAGATTCTCAACCACCCTGTCCAGTGGGCCACCAAGATATACACTGAGAACAAGGCAGCCATTATCATTCAACAGACACTGTCAATACTTGAGTAGCGGCACTCACCACAAATCTCTCCTCACTATTGCCATAGAGACATCATGCGATGACACCTGTGTCGCTATCCTCGAAAAAGCAGGCCCAGCAGCACGCTTACAGTTCAACAAGAGAATACCATCAAACCATGTTGAATTCAAGGGCATACATCCTACAATAGCCTCCAAATCGCACGAGATTCAGTTGGCTAAGCTGGTCAACGAAGCTGTACAGTCACTACCAGAGCACACCAACCACTCCCCAGAGGTCAAAACCATTTCTATCCGCGACCCACAAACAGGCAAATCCACCTCCCGACGACTTCCTGACTTTGTCTCCGTGACAAGAGGCCCAGGATTCCCACGATGTCTAGACGTCGGCCTCGGAGTAGCCAAAGGCCTCTCTGTCGCCTGGCAGGTCCCCTTCCTAGGAGTTCATCACATGCAAGGCCACGCCCTCACCCCCCGCCTCGACCACGCCCTACAacaacccttccccccttcctcctcaaccccctcatcaaaaCTCTCCCCTAAATTTCCCTTCCTaaccctcctcgcctcaGGAGGCCACACCCAGCTCcttctctccaccaccctaaCAACCCACACCATCCTCGCAACAGTGACCAACATCTCCCTAGGCGACATGCTCGACAAAGCCGCGAGGgaaatcctccccccctccctcctcagctcCCTCCCAAACATAACCTACGCCGCCGCCCTGGAACAGTTcgccttcccctctccctcctacaagtacaccccccctccaaaccggCACTCCgaaaccctcccctcccccctcccctccccaccatttGAGCCCGGGTGgttcctcaccccccctctctccctaAGCAAAGAAATGACCTTCAACTTCTCCGGCTTCGGCGGCCAAGTCCAGGAACTAGCCCAGTTCTACCCCCACACCAAACTCGACCGCGTCAGAGCCGAGGAATCCAACCAAAtactctcccccccatccctcacaACCGAACAGCGCCGGATTTTAGCAAGAGAAACAATGAGGCTGGCATTCGAGCACCTCGCTTCAAGGGTCGTTTTTGCGCTGAGGGAACTCCAGCCTGTGAGCGAGGCCGACAAGAGGCATGGCACCGGGAGGAATGATCTGAAAAGATTGAAGGGGCTGCTGAGGGGAGGACAAAAGATCGAGACGTTGGTGCTGTCGGGGGGCGTGGCGTCGAATAAATTCCTGAGACACGTCCTGAGGAGTGTCCTCGATCAGAGGGGGTGGCCTGATATAAAGCTGGCTGCTCCGCCTGTGAGTCTTTGTACCGACAACGCGGCCATGATTGCGTGGGcggggatggagatgttcgagacggagggggtggagacTGATTTGGGAGTGAGGTCGATTCAACGCTGGTCGTTGGATGGGAgtcttggagaggaggggacgaggggggtgatgggggttgaCGGGTGGCTCAAGAGGCAGAAGATGTAA